Within Pseudomonas cichorii, the genomic segment AGATGCTGGTGCTCTATAGCCCTTTTTTCGTACTTTCCTGCTTCATCAGCCTGACCCGTGGCCACTCACGCAAGGAGCAGCGGCGTCTGGCGTGGAAAGTCGCGCTGGCGACGCTGATTTCCAGCGTGCTGCTCTATCTGTTCGGCCGGGTGATCTTCGATGTATTCGGCATCACCGTGGATGCATTCCGGATTGGCGCAGGCAGCGTGCTGTTCATTTCGGCGCTGGGCATGGCGCAAGGCAAATCGGCGGTACAGACCGATAACATCCAGCAGGATGTCACCATCGTCCCGCTGACCATCCCGATCACCGTAGGCCCGGGCACCATCGGTGCGCTGCTGGTCATGGGGGTCAGCCAGCCTCATTGGGATGACAAACTCACTGCCATCCTGAGTATTGCCCTGGCCAGCTTCAGCGTTGGTGTCGTTCTGTATCTGTCGGACCGAATCGAACGCATCCTCGGTGACCAGGGCCTGCAGATTGTCAGCCGTCTGATGGGGTTGTTCGTCTGTGCCCTGGCAGCGCAAATCATTTTCACCGGGGTCAAAGGGTATCTGGTGCCCTGATACTTCAGAGCGGAATGCGCTTGATACGCTCCGCTCCCCTGTCCTGTAACTCCTTTCGCACACGGTCGCGATTTAAAGCGTATTGGGTATTGTCGAAGACGAAGCCGCCACCCTTGAGCAACAACTTCATTTCATAGCTGAGCGGCCACATGGGAATCTTCGAAATCCATGAATACCAGGGCTTGGGTTTGGTAAGACTGAGCATTTGCAGCCCACAGATCACAATGTGGATCTGCCCGGACTCGCGCTTCTCGCAAGGTACCATCTGAAAGCTTTCGGAGCGCCCCACACTGAACCAGCTGCTGAAGAAAACCTTCGCATGCTCGCTATTGAACATGTCCTGCAGCGAGGATTTCGCCAGCTCAGCGAGCCGGGGAGAAGTAATACGCGCCACCAGCAGCGCGGCCTGGCTCTGAAAATCCTTGGGTTTCTTGAATACCGCAGATTTCTGATCAATGGCCGATGTGCGTGAAAGCCCACACACTACCAACTTCTGCTGGTAAGCATTGATCCAGCCATCCCAGTTTTTCTTGCGATCAAAAGCATCGAAAGCACACAGCTCGGCCAGTAACAGGCAATCCTGAATATCCGCCCGCTCCTGCGCATCAAAGCCAGGCAGGAAAGAAACCAGATTATTGGCCATCAACAGAGAGTTTGAACTCATGGCTCGTCCCCCTCCAGACCGACAATCAACTCGTCGCGTCTGACACCCAGCCTGGCGACCAGATCCTTTCTGAAATAACCGAAACCATGTTCATCCAGCTCGGCGGAGACATATGCGATCTCCAGGCTCTTCACGTTGCTCAATTCGGCAAACAACTGCGCAAGCGACTGCTCACCTGCGGGTGGCGTACTTTTGAACGAGAGAATAATCAGATTGACCACCGGCTCGACATCGACGAACGCCAGTTGCAGGATGACCGAGCAATCCTGCTGGCCTGGTGCGTCCGGCTCCGTGGCCGACTCAGGGAGCACCAGAACCGGCAGACACTGCGTCGTTTGCTCCGCCAACAAGGCCGTGACGGCCTTCTTTTCGGTGCCATCCGCAGAGCGTTTCAAGATGCACTCTGCACGCTCGATAAGTGGCAAAGGCACGCGCTTGGACAGCTTTTCCCTAACGTAGGCCCACAGTGAACCTGTGTACTCCAGAGGCGCATCCTGCACTTCGCGGTAAACGATATTGCAGCGAAACCGGGTCAGCGCATTGAGATAGGTCTGACGCCATTCGACAGGCTCGGCAAACTTTTCATGCTTGGCCGAAGCGGCCAACTGGCTATACAGGCTGCAGTCCAGCACATCCGCCTTAAATGAAGGGGAGACGCCGCTGGAAAAAAAGAACAGGCTGCCTGCATTGATATAACTCTGCTGCATTCCTTTGCACATAAGACTCCCTCACTACGCTCATCAAAAAAAGCCGCGGCGAACCGCGGCTCAACAACACATCAGATCTCGAATTCAGCCAGGGCAGATCGGGCATTTGCCGTCAGCTTCGCCTCAACCTCACCCTTTACCCGCGCATAATGCTGAGGGTTGAGGACCAGATTGTTCTCGGCACGCTTGATGCGAACAGAAGCATTGTTCCACTCCCAGAACAGCACGTTGGTGATGTCTTGAGACGTGACAAAGTTCACTGCACCCATGGCCATGACCACTTCACCATCACTGGACTCGGCGGCAGACGCGATAGCGAATTTGGCACTTTTGTGGGTTTTGCTTGAGTTCTCGAACAAGCGAAGTGGCTTGTCACTGGACTGCAGAGCCTTGACGGTGTCCTTGGCGACCTTGAGCAGTAATACAGAGGTCGGACCCGGTACTGTCATGGCAAAGATGGCCGATTCCAGAATCTTCAGTGCTTCCTGCTCCATGGTGAAACGCGTATTGCTGCTTCGATAGTCCGAAAGCTCTTTGGACTGAGAGAACCAGCCGCAGTAACCCAGCACCTTGGTGAAGGTTTCATACCACTGCACGGCATTTTCATTGTTGTCGCGGTACTTCTTGCTGGCGGCCAGCGAAGCGAGCAGAACACTGTCCTTGAGAATCTGTTTGTTCTCTTTCGACATGCCGGAAACGATAGAGACAACGGTATCGCCGGCAACCAGTGCACCAGGATTTTTCTCATCCACTTCCATAAGGCCCAAAGACTTCCGCTTGTTATCGACATGTTCCTGATGACCACAGTCACCCAAGTCACAGTTAGCGATTTCGATTTTGCTTTCTTCAACTTTATCAAACATTTTTAAATTCCTTTTCAAGTCAAGTTCATCCGTAAGGGACAATTCAAAGCTACCCCATGCCTTTGCGTTTCTCCATACCGTGCAAAAGCTGCCAACTGCAAAAAGTAGGACCCCGGCAAACAACTAAAAACAAAACAAATAAATACCGCACATACCACAAACACAAGATAGGCAAAGGGATAGATCGAGCGTTACGTTCAAAAAATCTTTTATGTCCGTCACCCTCGAGGCGCCTGGATGACACCTAGGCGTTCCAAAAACCCGATTCATAGATGGAAAGTTTCTTACAGCCTCTGCCGTAAGCAAATAATTCAGATGTTTATCTGCCGGAGATTGAAGTTGCCGACTTCCTTCAAGCGGGCGCGGATACGCTCCCTCTGGGGAGCAAAAGCGGCGCTTGTAAACCCGTAGACACCGCCGCCCAGACGCACCACCATCTCGCGCTTAATCCACGAGTTCCCACCACGGCTATCTGAGGTGGCAGTGGCGCTGGCATTCAGACCGCACAGCAGCAAGTGCACCTCCCCGGCAACCTCTTCACAGGGCACGATCTGAAAATTGCCAACCGACCCAGAACCCGAGCCGTACTGAAAGAAATGCTGCGCATACTGATTGAGCCGCGCCGCCTTGAATGAGCGCCGGGTGAGCTCCAGCAGGTTGCCGACACGCACTGAGCCTGTGATATCAAAGCTGATACTATCCAGCTCTTCGGCATCGGTAATGACCATCGGCTCCTTGACGATCTGGCTTTTAAGCTTGCACCCGGACCTGACGAGGGTGCTGCGGTAATAGTTGAGCCAACTGCTCCAGAACTCGTCAGGCCGATAACTCTGGGTGGCAAAGAACTCGGCATACAACAGCATATCTGCAATATCTTCCCGCGCCTGCCTTGAGACACTGGAAGAGAAGGAAACAATATTACTGCCCGCGATCAGGGCATTGAAAGTTTGACTTGCCATTATCTACATCCTTATAGAAACAAGGACATGAAACTAGCCAGACTGACACGGTTATACAACAAGAGAAATAGCGACCTGAGGGAAATTACAAAAACAATAAACAACCACCCGCAGGGTTTAAAGAGACTTCTTACGTTTTGCCTTCGCGAATGAACTCACCTCTACAAATAGCAGGAGCGAATTCATTCGCGAAAGATATCAGCTACCCGGCTTGACCGGATACCAGCGTGGCGTATACACCCATTGCTCGCCATTGGGACGGGCAAAGGTGCAGGTGGTCGAAGAACCGATCAGCACCATCGTGCGCATATCCACCTGTTCAGGCGTCAGTTCACCCAGAGTAATGACACGCAACGTCTGTCCTGGACGACCGATATCACGTCCCAGCGTCACGGGCGTTTCAGGTGTACGGTGCTGGCGCACGATCTCCAGGGCTCGGCCCAGTTGCCAGGGGCGTGAACGCGAAATCGGGTTGTAGAAAGCCAGTGCCAAATCAGCCTGAGAAGCCAGGTCCAGACGCTTTTCGATCACATCCCAGGGTTTGAGGTTGTCGGACAGCGACATGACGCAGAAGTCATGACCCAAGGGCGCACCCGCCTGAGCCGCCGTCGCCAGGGAAGCCGAGACGCCCGGCAGGATTTCCAGCTCAACGGCATGCCATCTAGGGTCACTGGATTCATGCAATGCCTCAAGCACGGCGGAGGCCATGGCGAATACACCCGGATCACCGGACGACACCACCACCACCGAGCGACCTTGTGCCGCCAGCTCGAACGCATGGCGGGCACGCAGCATTTCTTCGCGGTTGTCGGTGCAATGGAGCACCTGATCGGGACGGAAAGGCCCGGCCATGCGCACATAGGTTTCGTAACCCAGTACATCGTTGGCACGCGCCAGTTCGGCCTTGACCGCAGGCACCATGAATTCGGCAGCACCCGGCCCAAGGCCAATCACCGCCAATCGACCGCGCCCGCGACCGATCTGCTGAACGTCCAGTGGCTGACGGGCAACCGCAAGCGCCATGCCCTCGCCCACACTGATCGGTGGCAGCAGTTGCGGTACCGCATGCCGGGCCATTTCACTGGCGGTTTCAGTCTGGACAAAACGCACAGGTACACCCAGATCGGCAGCCGCCTGATGCAAGTCGGCATCAGCCATCTGTGCATCACCCGCCAGCAGGCAGGCCAGAGACTGCACAGCCACTCGGGCTTCGTGCAGTGCCGCACGCACACTGTCGGCCAGTTGCGAACCGGTTTCGCTGACCGCAACCAGCACACTGCGCGGATAAATCAGCAACTCATTGCTTGAAGGCTCACGCTCGGCACAGCCTACGTGAATGGCCAGTTCGGCGTGTGGGTCCTCCGGCAACTGCGCCTGCGCCAGCCAGGGCGCAGCGCCTTCGATACGCACGCGTTCGCCGGAAAGCAGATCGGAAACGAAGCGCTTGCCCAGTTCCAGATCGCCCAGGGCATAACCACTGGGAGGATTGAGCAGGCAAGTACCGAAACGCAGCTCGCCACTGGTGGTGATGGCTGGCGCAACGCCAAGGCCAGCGGCGATTTCACGGGCCATGACATTGACGCCACCCAGCCCGCCCAGCAGCGGAACGACGGCGCTGCCATCTTCGGCCACGGCCAGCACGGCGGGTTCGGCGCCCTTTTCGAGCAGCAGCGGCGCGAGAGTCCGGATCACGATACCCGAGGCACACAGGGCAATGATCGGGGTGTTCTGTTGATACAACTGGCGCAGGGTCGTACCAAACTCGGTGTAGGTGCTGTCCGCCCCTTGCACCCGCTCGGCCAGGCCATGAATCAGCGCATCCGGGTAAAGCTGCTGGATGCGTCGCGCAGTAGCCAGGCTGCCATTGCCCAGGATCACAATGGCTGGAATATTCTGGACCATCAGCCTTGCCACCTTTCACCGGGAACGATGATCAGCGAAAAGTAAGGCGACGACATGGGATTGACCTCATCCAGCGGCACGATCTTCTGATTGACCATGGTGGCGCGCTCGACGTACAGCGCACGCCCTGCCATGCCCAGCTCTGTCAGCACATCCCGTACCTTGGGGAAGTTGCGACCCAGCTTCATGATCACCGCCGCATCGGCGTCGGCCAGTTTGCGCTTGAGTTCGTCGGGAGGCAGTACGCCGGACAGGACCGACAGGCTCTGGTTGCGATACACCAGTGGCGCACCCAGCACGGACGCACCGCCCAGCATCGAGCACACACCCGGAATCACCTGGGCCTCATAACGCTCGGCCAGCCGGTCATGCAGGTACATATAAGAGCCATAGAAGAACGGGTCGCCCTCACAGATCACCGCCACGTCACGACCGGCATCCAGATGGGCCGCCACATCAAGGCTGGCCTCGTCATAGAAGTCACTGATGACCTGCTCGTAGGACAGCGGCGCAGGCAGCGCTTCGGTGGTCACCGGGTAGACCAGCGGCATCAGCGTCTGGGCTTCCTGCAGATGGCCTTCGATGATGCCGAACGCATTGCCTTTCTTGCCCTTGGCCACGAAATAAGCCACTACGGGGGATTCGCGCAGCAGGCGCAGCGCCTTGACGGTAATCAGTTCCGGGTCGCCGGGGCCGACGCCCAGGCCAATCAATCGACCACGAGCCTGCATCATTCGATCTCCGTCGCCAGTGCATTGACCGCGGCCACTGCCATGGCGCTACCGCCGCGACGACCTTGCATGATGACGAAGGGCACGCCACGGCTGTCGGCAGCCAGCATGGCCTTGGACTCGGCCGCGCCCACGAAGCCCACCGGGAAACCGAGGATCAACGCGGGTTTCGGCGCGCCTGCATCGAGCATTTCCAGCAGATAGAACAGCGCAGTCGGTGCATTGCCGATCACCACGACACTGCCTTCCAGGTGTGGACGCCACAGTTCCAGCGCCACGGCGGAGCGGGTATTGCCCAGTTCACGGGCCATTTGCGGAACACCCTCGTCATGCAGGGTGCAGATGATCTGGTTGTTGGCCGGCAGCCGCGAGCGGGTGATGCCTTCGGACACCATGCGCGCATCGCAAAGGATCGGCGCGCCCGCCGCCAGTGCGTTGCGCCCGGCCGTACCGGCACCCGGCGAGAAGCGCAGGTCTTCGATGACCTCGACCATGCCGCAGGCGTGGATCACGCGCACGGCGAGTTTTTCCAGGTCGGCAGGGATCGTGTCCAGACGCGCTTCGGCGCGAATGATCGAGAAGGAGTTGCGATAAATCTCCTGACCATCGCGGATGTAATCAATCATGCAGAACTGCTCCGTGAGTCGGCTGCCAGCTGCGCGCCGACTGCTTCAATAGTGAGGTCACGCGCACGCAGCACACCGAAACCGGAGTGTGCTGCGTCGCGAAAATAGAGGTCGTAATGGCCGGGCGAAACCGCCAGCAAGGTCACAGGTGCGACATGGGCCGCCGCACAGGAGCGACCGCAACCGGTCAGGTGCGCCGCTTCTCCGGGGGGCAACTGCTCGGCCAGCAACAGGGCATCGGCCTTGGTATCGGCAAGCCCTTTGCCGCAACCGGCAGAACCGGTGCA encodes:
- a CDS encoding MarC family protein; this encodes MLHVLFSVYLKMLVLYSPFFVLSCFISLTRGHSRKEQRRLAWKVALATLISSVLLYLFGRVIFDVFGITVDAFRIGAGSVLFISALGMAQGKSAVQTDNIQQDVTIVPLTIPITVGPGTIGALLVMGVSQPHWDDKLTAILSIALASFSVGVVLYLSDRIERILGDQGLQIVSRLMGLFVCALAAQIIFTGVKGYLVP
- the cobJ gene encoding precorrin-3B C(17)-methyltransferase gives rise to the protein MVQNIPAIVILGNGSLATARRIQQLYPDALIHGLAERVQGADSTYTEFGTTLRQLYQQNTPIIALCASGIVIRTLAPLLLEKGAEPAVLAVAEDGSAVVPLLGGLGGVNVMAREIAAGLGVAPAITTSGELRFGTCLLNPPSGYALGDLELGKRFVSDLLSGERVRIEGAAPWLAQAQLPEDPHAELAIHVGCAEREPSSNELLIYPRSVLVAVSETGSQLADSVRAALHEARVAVQSLACLLAGDAQMADADLHQAAADLGVPVRFVQTETASEMARHAVPQLLPPISVGEGMALAVARQPLDVQQIGRGRGRLAVIGLGPGAAEFMVPAVKAELARANDVLGYETYVRMAGPFRPDQVLHCTDNREEMLRARHAFELAAQGRSVVVVSSGDPGVFAMASAVLEALHESSDPRWHAVELEILPGVSASLATAAQAGAPLGHDFCVMSLSDNLKPWDVIEKRLDLASQADLALAFYNPISRSRPWQLGRALEIVRQHRTPETPVTLGRDIGRPGQTLRVITLGELTPEQVDMRTMVLIGSSTTCTFARPNGEQWVYTPRWYPVKPGS
- a CDS encoding precorrin-2 C(20)-methyltransferase, with translation MQARGRLIGLGVGPGDPELITVKALRLLRESPVVAYFVAKGKKGNAFGIIEGHLQEAQTLMPLVYPVTTEALPAPLSYEQVISDFYDEASLDVAAHLDAGRDVAVICEGDPFFYGSYMYLHDRLAERYEAQVIPGVCSMLGGASVLGAPLVYRNQSLSVLSGVLPPDELKRKLADADAAVIMKLGRNFPKVRDVLTELGMAGRALYVERATMVNQKIVPLDEVNPMSSPYFSLIIVPGERWQG
- a CDS encoding precorrin-8X methylmutase; this translates as MIDYIRDGQEIYRNSFSIIRAEARLDTIPADLEKLAVRVIHACGMVEVIEDLRFSPGAGTAGRNALAAGAPILCDARMVSEGITRSRLPANNQIICTLHDEGVPQMARELGNTRSAVALELWRPHLEGSVVVIGNAPTALFYLLEMLDAGAPKPALILGFPVGFVGAAESKAMLAADSRGVPFVIMQGRRGGSAMAVAAVNALATEIE